CATAAAAATAATAAACAGTCACACTCTCTACTATGCGGGATAAATAAGTATCCCCCCCCTGTCAAGCGAGGGTTGCCATCGTAGACCCTTGCTTTTACCTGAAAAACCCCACTGAAGGCAAGGGGGTTTTCTCACTTTGTCTTTAGACCTCAAATATCATATTTATGGTGGTATCCACGGGGGGTAAGCATCCGCCCGCCCACCATCCTGGTGGCGGAATTGCCGACAATGAGCACCGTCTGCATGTCCACCTTGTTCACGTCCACGTTGCGAAGCTCCACGGTCTCCACGGTCTGGCCGGGCCGGTACGCCCTGCCGACAATGCCGACCGGCGTTTTCTTGACTCGAAATTCACCTATGATGTCAAGGGCTTTTCGCAGATGATCACTGCGTTTTCTGGACCGGGGATTATAGATGGCAATGACAAAATCCGCACTGGCCGCTGCCCGAAGCCGCTGCTCGATCCGCTCCCACGGGGTGAGCAGGTCGCTCAGGCTTATGGAGGCGAAATCGTGCATGAGCGGCGCGCCCAGCAAAGCGGCGGCACCATTGAATGCAGCCACACCCGGCACCACCTCGAACTCCACTTGCTCGAGCAGGCCTTCCGCTTCCAAAATTTCCAGGAGCAGTCCGGCCATGGCATAGATGCCTGCGTCCCCGGAGCAGACCATGACGGTTTTTTTACCGGACCGGGCGGTCTCCACGGCCAGCCTGGCCCGCTCCACCTCGCCCGTCATGCCGGTGGAGACGACTTCCTTGCCCTTGAGCAGCGCAGCGGGAACCAATTCGAGATAGGCCTTGTATCCGGCCACCACATCGGCCTCTTCCAGGGCCTTGCGCGCAGCCGGGGTGAGCAGGCTCTCATCACCCGGCCCGAGACTGACGGCTTTAAGCACGGTTGCTCCTTGTGACAGCCAGGGTCACGGTAGCGGTTTTTTCCTTGGCGACTATCAATTCACCGCCATGGGCGGCCAGCATAGCCGAAGCCTCGGCCACACTGGGGACCCCCATATGCCTTTGCACACGATCGGAAGGAGTAGGCGCATCAATGGATGCAAGCTGGGCCGTGGAATAGAAAACCGGCTCCACCCCGAATTTTTCGGCAGCGGCCAGCAGTCCGGCCTCATGGCGTTTGGCCTCCACCGAACCCAGCGAAGCTATGGACTTCAGGGCAAGGTTCTTCCTCTCGAACACCTCATGGACATGGTCGAGGATTTCTTCCTCGGTGACGTTCAGGCGGCAACCGATGCCCATGTGAAGTACCCGGGGAAACAGGGCCAGGCTCCCTTCGGGGCTGTCGTTGTGCCATGACACCCATATTCCGGGCAGGGAACGATCCCATTCCTCGGCACCGGCCACACCCGTAAAGCTCGCATCCCAAGCCAGCCCCAGCCAGTCCTCGGGATCATAGAGTTGCACGGGCAACCCTTCGAGCAGGGCCATGTTCACGACCTTGACCCGCTCGATATTGCCGATGACCAGCTCCTTTGATTCAGCCAGGGTATCCACGGACAGCACACCCGCCGTATCCGTGGCCGTGGTGATGACCGGTTCGCCACCCACGGCGCGGGCGCACTGGACGGCAAGCTCGTTGGCCCCGCCCAGATGACCGGAGAGCAGGCTGATGGAGTACTTCCCGTGCTGATCCAGACAGACCACGGCCGGATCGGTCTCCTTGCTCTGAAGGTGGGGGGCGATACAGCGGACAACGATCCCGGCTGCGGCCACGAAAACATGGCCTTCAAAGGCATTGAAGGTGGCGGAAATGAGATGCGGAAGGGAGTCGAAGGGGACTGCGTCTTCCGACTCCAGTCGTCGGGAGACATACAATGTCCCGGACAATTTGGAGGCCAGGCGTCTGGCCACGGACACGCCCTGACTGGTCAGGGCATATACGGCTATTTTCTTTACTGACATTCCTTTGATTTATCAGCAACCGGCATGATCTGAAAGTGAAAACTGTGCAGACGGTCACAGAGATTGTCACATTCCCGATGATTTCGGGAAGACAAAACAGGGGCCGGGATGCGCCGACCGCACCCCGGCCAGTTAAAACCGTCAACAATTCATTCTTTTCAGAAGGTTACTTTCCGAGCCGCCTCAAGGGTCTTCGCAAAATCCTCGTCAGTATGGGCAAAGGAGGTGAAGGCGCACTCGAAACCCGCCGGGGCAAGATAGACGCCCTGAGCAAGCATCTGCTGCCAGTAGGCGGCATAGGCGGCCGAATCGCACTGGCCCGATTCGATCATGTTGGTCACGGGTTTGTCGGAAAAATACATGGTGAAGGCGGAGCCGACCTGAGCGAGGGATATGGGCTTGCCCTTGGCCCTGACAATGGAGGCCAATTCCTCGGCAAAGACCCTGGTCCGCGCCTCCAGGGCATCGTAGTCGCAGTCCTG
This region of Pseudodesulfovibrio sp. S3 genomic DNA includes:
- the cobJ gene encoding precorrin-3B C(17)-methyltransferase; its protein translation is MLKAVSLGPGDESLLTPAARKALEEADVVAGYKAYLELVPAALLKGKEVVSTGMTGEVERARLAVETARSGKKTVMVCSGDAGIYAMAGLLLEILEAEGLLEQVEFEVVPGVAAFNGAAALLGAPLMHDFASISLSDLLTPWERIEQRLRAAASADFVIAIYNPRSRKRSDHLRKALDIIGEFRVKKTPVGIVGRAYRPGQTVETVELRNVDVNKVDMQTVLIVGNSATRMVGGRMLTPRGYHHKYDI
- a CDS encoding cobalamin biosynthesis protein, yielding MSVKKIAVYALTSQGVSVARRLASKLSGTLYVSRRLESEDAVPFDSLPHLISATFNAFEGHVFVAAAGIVVRCIAPHLQSKETDPAVVCLDQHGKYSISLLSGHLGGANELAVQCARAVGGEPVITTATDTAGVLSVDTLAESKELVIGNIERVKVVNMALLEGLPVQLYDPEDWLGLAWDASFTGVAGAEEWDRSLPGIWVSWHNDSPEGSLALFPRVLHMGIGCRLNVTEEEILDHVHEVFERKNLALKSIASLGSVEAKRHEAGLLAAAEKFGVEPVFYSTAQLASIDAPTPSDRVQRHMGVPSVAEASAMLAAHGGELIVAKEKTATVTLAVTRSNRA